In the Phaeobacter gallaeciensis genome, one interval contains:
- a CDS encoding DUF599 domain-containing protein, translating to MIWIDRIALFSTLDFAALTLIVAGWIWIGWRIENPAAGKPSVSYLMADFRRDWMVQMVTRQPRMFDAQLISGLRQGTTFFASASMIAMGGGLALIGNTEQLAGVAEDLIQDSAPAFVWEVKILTVLLFLANAFLKYVWAHRLFGYCSVLMAAVPNDPAEPLALPRAAQAADLSITAARSFNRGMRCTYFALASAAWLAGAIPLILATLITLAVLYRREFASQSRSVLLRIPPETRRQDADDTSS from the coding sequence ATGATCTGGATTGACCGTATCGCCCTGTTTTCGACCCTGGATTTTGCCGCGCTAACGCTGATTGTCGCGGGCTGGATCTGGATCGGCTGGCGGATCGAGAACCCGGCGGCTGGCAAGCCTTCGGTGTCCTACCTGATGGCGGATTTCCGGCGCGACTGGATGGTGCAGATGGTGACCCGCCAGCCGCGCATGTTCGACGCGCAGCTGATCAGCGGCCTGCGGCAAGGCACGACGTTCTTTGCCTCGGCCTCGATGATCGCAATGGGCGGCGGGTTGGCGCTGATCGGCAATACCGAACAGCTGGCCGGCGTTGCCGAGGATCTGATTCAGGACAGCGCGCCCGCCTTTGTCTGGGAGGTCAAGATCCTGACGGTTCTGCTGTTTCTGGCCAATGCCTTTTTGAAATATGTCTGGGCGCACCGGTTGTTCGGCTATTGTTCGGTACTGATGGCGGCGGTGCCCAATGATCCCGCTGAGCCACTGGCCCTGCCCCGCGCGGCGCAGGCGGCGGATCTGTCGATCACCGCAGCGCGCAGTTTCAACCGAGGCATGCGCTGCACCTATTTCGCGCTGGCCTCGGCTGCGTGGCTGGCGGGGGCGATCCCGCTGATCCTGGCCACGCTGATTACTTTGGCAGTGCTTTACCGGCGCGAATTCGCATCGCAGTCCCGCAGCGTGCTGTTGCGCATTCCGCCCGAGACGCGGAGACAGGATGCGGACGACACATCTTCGTGA
- the rlmH gene encoding 23S rRNA (pseudouridine(1915)-N(3))-methyltransferase RlmH, with product MRVHICAVGRLRSGPEKSLIDDYLTRFDRTGRALGLGPARVVEVEDKKNLGMSAEADLLRKALPKGALICTLDERGKLLSSPDFAGKMADWRDSGRQDLALIIGGADGIDSSLRAEADFSISFGKMVWPHMLVRVMLAEQIYRAATILSGSPYHRT from the coding sequence ATGCGTGTACATATCTGTGCGGTCGGGCGGCTCCGCTCCGGCCCGGAAAAATCCCTGATCGATGACTATCTGACACGGTTCGACCGCACCGGCCGCGCCCTTGGCCTTGGCCCTGCGCGGGTGGTTGAGGTCGAGGACAAGAAGAACCTTGGCATGTCCGCCGAGGCGGATCTGCTGCGCAAGGCCTTGCCCAAGGGCGCGCTGATCTGCACCCTGGATGAACGGGGCAAGCTGCTGTCCTCGCCCGATTTTGCGGGCAAGATGGCAGACTGGCGCGACAGTGGGCGGCAGGATCTGGCGCTGATCATTGGCGGCGCCGATGGCATCGATTCCAGCCTGCGCGCAGAGGCGGATTTTTCGATCTCATTTGGCAAGATGGTCTGGCCGCATATGCTGGTCAGGGTGATGCTGGCCGAGCAGATCTACCGCGCCGCAACCATCCTGTCCGGCAGTCCTTACCACAGAACCTGA
- the rsfS gene encoding ribosome silencing factor: MPAKTRPTSEVLLERILTSLDDDKAEDVVQIDLRGKTAIGDFMVIASGRSTRQVAAMAEKLTDRLKQDYGIISKVEGKDAGDWVLIDTGDVIVHIFRPEVREFYQLEKMWVPGAGATGS; this comes from the coding sequence ATGCCTGCCAAGACTCGACCCACCAGCGAGGTGCTGCTGGAGCGGATCCTGACCTCTCTGGATGATGACAAGGCCGAAGATGTTGTGCAGATCGATCTGCGCGGCAAAACGGCCATTGGCGACTTCATGGTCATCGCGTCCGGTCGCTCAACCCGGCAGGTTGCGGCCATGGCCGAAAAGCTGACCGACCGGCTGAAGCAGGACTATGGCATCATCAGCAAGGTCGAGGGCAAGGACGCTGGCGACTGGGTGCTGATCGATACCGGCGACGTGATCGTCCATATCTTTCGCCCCGAAGTGCGCGAGTTCTATCAGCTGGAAAAGATGTGGGTGCCCGGCGCGGGCGCGACCGGCAGCTGA
- a CDS encoding mechanosensitive ion channel family protein — MNQEQLPETLIEFLVSLWNKVWMLSEQFLTPGWRQYQMLIVGGLVILAYLLRLLTKTQWDNWGHRRTGWPKWRLRALIHMIRRLTLIYFIVLSWAAYLLMQNVTWPSRSYLIGIAATLATAWLVIGIIARLVRNHTLRRLFTWSLWIYATLVALNLVDDVAEFLDSVAITFGAMHLSMLAVLKALMLAAVLLTLARFGSNAAGKGLKGNSDISPSMQVLIGKAIQLALYGLAIIISIRAIGFDLTGLAVLSGAVGVGIGFGLQKVVSNLVSGIIILMDRSIKPGDVISLGETFGWINALGARYVSVVTRDGREYLIPNEDLITSQVVNWSHSDRYVRLDINFGTGYGDDPHQVRRVAIAAARSVNRVLSTPGKAPVCHIIGFGDSSVDYVLRFWISDPTAGLTNIRGNVFLALWDAFQAEGISIPFPQREVRVLNTPLEISEPVEEPAPEAPKG, encoded by the coding sequence ATGAATCAAGAGCAGTTGCCCGAGACATTGATCGAATTTCTGGTGTCGCTGTGGAACAAAGTCTGGATGCTGTCGGAGCAGTTCCTGACCCCGGGCTGGCGACAGTATCAGATGCTGATCGTTGGCGGGCTGGTGATTCTGGCTTATCTGCTGCGTCTTTTGACCAAAACACAGTGGGACAATTGGGGGCATCGCCGCACCGGCTGGCCAAAGTGGCGGCTGCGGGCGCTGATTCACATGATCCGGCGGCTGACGCTGATTTACTTCATTGTCTTGTCCTGGGCGGCTTACCTGCTGATGCAGAATGTGACCTGGCCGTCGCGCAGCTACCTGATCGGGATCGCAGCGACCCTGGCCACGGCCTGGCTGGTGATCGGGATCATCGCTCGGCTGGTGCGCAATCACACGCTGCGGCGGCTGTTCACATGGTCCCTGTGGATCTACGCGACGCTGGTGGCGCTGAACCTTGTCGATGACGTGGCAGAGTTTCTGGACAGCGTTGCGATCACATTTGGCGCCATGCACCTGTCGATGCTAGCGGTTCTGAAGGCGCTGATGCTTGCGGCGGTGCTGCTGACACTGGCACGTTTCGGCTCTAACGCGGCGGGCAAGGGGCTGAAGGGCAACAGCGATATCTCTCCTTCGATGCAGGTGCTGATCGGCAAGGCCATCCAGCTGGCCCTCTATGGGCTGGCAATCATTATCAGCATCCGCGCCATCGGCTTCGACCTGACCGGGCTGGCCGTCCTGTCCGGTGCGGTTGGTGTTGGCATCGGTTTCGGTCTGCAGAAGGTGGTGTCCAATCTTGTGTCGGGCATCATCATCCTGATGGATCGCTCGATCAAGCCGGGGGATGTGATCTCGCTCGGGGAGACCTTCGGCTGGATCAATGCGCTGGGTGCGCGCTATGTCTCTGTTGTGACGCGGGACGGGCGCGAATACCTGATCCCGAACGAGGATCTGATCACCTCGCAGGTGGTGAACTGGTCCCATTCTGACCGCTACGTGCGGCTCGATATCAATTTCGGTACCGGCTATGGCGATGATCCGCATCAGGTGCGCCGGGTGGCCATTGCCGCTGCGCGTTCGGTGAACCGGGTGCTGTCCACCCCCGGCAAGGCGCCGGTCTGTCACATCATCGGCTTTGGCGACAGCAGCGTCGATTATGTGCTGCGGTTCTGGATCAGCGATCCCACGGCGGGGCTGACCAATATCCGGGGCAATGTGTTTCTTGCCCTCTGGGACGCCTTTCAGGCTGAAGGCATATCGATTCCCTTCCCGCAGCGCGAAGTTCGGGTTTTGAATACTCCGCTGGAAATCTCAGAGCCGGTAGAAGAGCCCGCGCCAGAGGCGCCAAAGGGTTGA
- a CDS encoding isopropylmalate isomerase, with the protein MYLTGMTFVLAQKIELQDRARLRERFYGAARTVLARL; encoded by the coding sequence ATGTATCTGACAGGCATGACCTTCGTATTGGCCCAGAAAATCGAACTGCAAGACCGCGCACGCCTGCGCGAACGGTTCTATGGCGCCGCCCGCACGGTCCTGGCGCGCCTATAA